From Salmo salar chromosome ssa09, Ssal_v3.1, whole genome shotgun sequence:
aaggcaataaataggccatggtggcaaagtaaatacaatattgcaattaaaacactggaatggtagatttgactgtagatgagtgtgcaaggtagaaatactggggtgcaaaggagctaaataaataaataaatacagtaggggaagatgtagttgtttgggctatttatagatgggctatgtacaggtgcagtgatctgtgagctgctctgacagctggtgcttaaagctagtgagggagataagtgtttccagtttcagagattttttaagttcgttccagtcattggcagcagagaactggaaggagaggcggccaaatgaggaattggctttgggggtgacaagtgagatataccggctggaacgcgtgctacttATACTATACATAGGGTacatacttttaatgtaatctcaacagCAGTACAGGTCATGTGgctgtgctattagatgaagggCAGGGATGACACGAAGTTATATAAATAAGCAAAATGTCAGTCATTGTATTCCTATTTCAACTTTGCTTTATGGTTGAATCCCAGTGTTAACATTtagatgacaactaaaccaaaaatctgaCTTTGTTCCATTGTAATTTggatgtgcttttaaatggttgaaagcatagttataacacattgggaattcaactaACTTTTGTCTGTCTTTGATAGTGAATGTAGGTTGTAATTTCATCTGTCAACATCTCAATCAGATATTACCCAGTTGTCCACGTTGAAATGACTGACCAGTGGGTTTGATCTCTTATGATAAAAGCATCAATGTGGAATTATTCTAATTGTCTGCCCTTTTGGGAATGGTTCATGCCCACGGGCCGCATAACGCAATGGTCCTCCAAACATAATTGTTGCGTTCCCTCCAAGAGGTGTACGTAACACCCTGCTACACTCAACTCCCCATGGAGTGAAaaaggtatgtgactgtaggtgcggGTAAGGATGACCAAGGCAGAGAATAttaccgtttacagggaatttattctcTTCAAATGGTAAAGTGGCAAAAAGGGGGCTGgatggaaccaaagcaaagaaagtaaaagttagagtcccctctcctaccttacctgcctacccactacccacctaCTCTTAACGCCACCTGGCGcggtaaccaaaatacagggggtggtccacccaggtcttacctagtgtgcatagacagagtacatactacaggtatatgtatgcccacaggcctcttgcctaaacactcccaaggtgccttcccGGGAACAATTGAAACAGAATAATTCACCAAACTCTGTGAACAATTTGAATAAACCAAAAACACTAGGTACTATAGCAAACACATACATCTGCAGGACTGggtacaaaatactttacaacaaATTtaccagaccaacaaccaacacagcACATACAAAGAAGCTCTCCCTCCTAACAAAGGAATACTGGCTTTTAAAGCTGCAGAAGGAGTCGGTAATTGCAGACAGCTGTATCCCCTGATGAGAGGGCAGGGTCAGAGCTCCAATCTGCAATttggccgaccaatcagctgcttggaatccaggaagccatcctgaaacacacacatacagacacatacaaacccacaacaacgctgaaactggggaacgtaacaataaTGCAAtggtcctccaaacataatgcaaTGGTCCTCTAAACTTAATGCAATGGTCCTCTAAACTTAATGTAAtggtcctccaaacataatgcaaTGGTCCTCTAAACTTAATGCAAtggtcctccaaacataatgcaaTGGTCCTCTAAACTTAATGTAAtggtcctccaaacataatgcaaTGGCCCTCTAAACTTAATGCAAtggtcctccaaacataacgcaaTGGTCCTCTAAACTTAATGCAAtggtcctccaaacataacgcaatggtcctccaaacataacgcaaTGGTCCTCTAAACTTAATGTAAtggtcctccaaacataacgcaaTGGTCCTCTAAACTTAACGCAGtggtcctccaaacataacgcaaTGGTCCTCTAAACTTAATGTAAtggtcctccaaacataacgcaaTGGTCCTCCAAACTTAACGCAAtggtcctccaaacataacgcaatggtcctccaaacataacgcaatggtcctccaaacataacgcaatggtcctccaaacataacgcaaTGGTCCTCCAAACTTAATGCAAtggtcctccaaacataacgcaaTGGTCCTCCAAACTTAACGCAAtggtcctccaaacataacgcaaTGGTCCTCCAAACTTAACGCAAtggtcctccaaacataacgcaatggtcctccaaacataacgcaatggtcctccaaacataatgtgCATTTTCCTAGTTAGTATTTTCCAGTCTAGTATTTATTCTGATTATGTCTCAACCCTCATAATCCCAGATAACACACATATGTCTGTCCAAAGTAGGCACGATATATACAGGATACATCAGGAAGATGATGTTTAGACATTGTTTGCTCATTGGCAAGATGTCTTTCAGATGTGTGTAGAATACCTACATTCTAAATTCTACAGTTCTACATCTTTTATATGTTGGCCAGGCGTCAACATTATATTCTGATGTCTTGGCGACGTCTTCCCAATGTGCAAACACTCTCCAAACGACATATTCCCTATGCATTTCAATACGTCAGCCAAAGGTGTGCGTGTTTACTGTGATGCATTATCTAGAGATGTTTTCCCATTTCTCTCTGACCAATACATACGATTCCTCTCTGACCACTGGATGTGTTATTACTCCTCAACAGGTTCAGGTGTGGGACACTGCAGGACAGGAGCGCTTCAGGAAGAGCATGGTAGAACACTACTACCGCAATGTGCACGCTGTCGTTTTCGTTTACGACGTCACCAAGATGGCCTCATTCCAGAACCTGAAGACGTGGATCCAGGAGTGCAACGGGCACCGTGTCTCACCCACTGTGCCTCGGGTACTGGTGGGTAACAAGTGTGACCTGGTTAGTCATATCCAAGTACCCTCCAACACTGCCCTCAAGTTTGCAGACGCCCACAACATGCTGCTGTTTGAGACCTCGGCGAAGGACCCCAAGGAGAGCCAAAATGTGGACTCCATTTTCATGTGCCTGGCATGTCGGCTGAAAGCCCAGAAGTCCCTGCTGTACAGGGATGTTGAGAGGGAGGATGGAAGGGTTAGGCTTTCACAAGAGACAGATGTTAACAAGAGTAACTGCCCTTGTTGAGGCTCCTCCACTCTGCAATGATTCCTCATCTCCTTTTAATACTGCTGTGACTTGAATTGAACAATTTAACATAAACAACGTAAGGCGAAGATACTGTTCTAATGTTAACATTTCTTGAAAGAATGTGCCTGCAGTTATTTCAATTTTTCTTCTTAAAAATTATAATACTgttttgctgtctgtctgtctgcccctctCTTGTTTTACTCTCTTTCTTTGATATGTTATCATTATCACATTCTGTAATAATGGCCTTAAGACAAGAGAGGTCATCCAGTGGTGTTTGTaaagtatgtttatttattttgtatttgagtTGTACATGTCTGCTGTCAGTATTATCATGTATGTACATGTCTGCTGTCGGTATTATCATGTCTGTACATGTTTGCTGTCAGTATTATTGTTTCATGCAATATACTTGTGTGTAACATGATTGTCACAATCTCACAAAGGGACTTTCATAAAGACTATTTGGGCTTCACACTGACGTACTGTATATGTGCTGCAATCGTTTTACATTTGTTGAGTATATTGTTTGTGTTTTTTAACTATATTTGAAGACATATCCACTAATAATCCTTCACATTGAATTGTCATAACCATAATGCAGAGGATGGGGAGGCAACGATGATGGTTAGCCCAATACCCTCCCGCCGCCCCACCAGGGGTTTCTCTGGGTTCAGGTCTGCTATTGCTGCTTTCTGTTTTCTCTCCATTGATCATCATCATATTTCTGATCGTCATCAAAACATGCAATTTGTGACCGTTTCCTGTCTTTGCCTCAAAATTAAATATTCAACAAATATCATGTGTTCTTTATTGCATTTTGAATCTGGTAATCACAAAGCACATACTACTAAAAATAGCGTTTTGAGGTGAGGATCTTTCACTTGACACAATTTTCAAGGTTATTAAAAAAATGTAGTGCAAAGAATCTCCACTAGATGTTGCAGAAATTGGTAGTCGCAGTCTGACTCATCAAAATAACATTTCATGTTACTTAGCCAAAGAGTCAAATTTTACACACTTCATAATATCTAAAATTGTTTATTGGATCCTTTGGGATATTTATTGGATCTGTTCATAAGACAGTGAGACACTAAGCCTATTTTAAGCATCTTAGTCCTCCatattagtcccctcctgtagtctgttcacccacgactgtgtggtcgcgcacgactccaacaccattaagtttgctgacaacacaacagcggtaggcctgatcaccgacgacgatgaaacagcctacagggaggaggtcagagacctggcagtgtggtgacatgacaacaacctctccctcaatgtcagcaagataaaggagctgatcgtggactacaggaaatggagggccgagcacgcccccattcacattgacggggctgaagtggagcgagttgagaggttcaagttcctctgtgtccacatcactaaagacctgtcatggtccaaacacaccaacacagtcatgaagagggcacgacaatgcctcttccccctcaggagactgaaaatatttggcatggacaCTCGAaccctcaaaatgttctacatctgcaccattgagagcatcttgactggctgcatcaccacttggtatggtaactgcttggcatccgagtCCAAGGCGCTACAAATGGTAGTGCATAcagccaagtacatcactggggccgagctccctgccatccaggacctctataccaagcagtgtcagaggaaggccctaaagattgtatATGACtctagccacccaagtcatagactgttctctctgctaccgcacggcaagcaataccggagcgccaagtctaggtccaaaaggcttctgatcggcttctaccctcaagccataagactgctgaacaattaatcaaatggctaaccagCATATTTTTTAACTGACACTcttgcacactcactggactctacccacacactcactacactgacactccagtacacacatacgctcacacacacaaaacacgcacacacatgcattcatattgacgccacacacacacacacacacacacacacacacacacacacacacacacacacacacacacacacacacacacacacacacacacactctttcacactcttcacatatgctgctgctactgtttattatctatcctgattgcctagtcacttttaccccaacctacatgtacagttgaagtcggatgtttacatacaccttagctaaatacatttaaactcagtttttcacaattcctgatatttaatcctcgtaaaaattccctgtctgaggacagttaggatcaccactttattttaagaatgtgaaatgtcagaataatagtagagagaatgatttatttcagcttttatttctttcatcacattcccagtgggtcagaagtttacatacactcaattagtatttggtagcattgcctttaaattgcttaacttgggtcaaacgtttcgggtagccttccacaagcttcccacaataagtcgggtacattttggcccattcctcctgacagagctggtgtaactgagtcaggttgtaggcctccttgctcgcacacactttttcagttctgcccacaaattttctataggattgaggtcagggctttgtgatggccactccaataccttgactttgttgtccttaagccattttgccacaactttggaagtatgcttggggtcattgtccatttgaagacccattttcgaccaagctttaacttcctgactgatgtcttgagatgttgcttcaatatatccacataatttttctccctcatgatgccatctattttgtgaagtgcaccagtccctcctgcagcaaagcacacccacaacatgatgctgccaccaacgtgcttcacagttgggatggtgttcttcggcttgcaagcctcccccttttcctccaaacaaactatttttgtttcatcagaccagaggacatttctccaaaaagtacaatctttgtccccatgtgcagttgcaaaccgtagtctggcttttttatggcggttttggagcagtggcttcttccttgctgagcggcctttcaggttatgtcgatataggactcgttttactgtggatatagatacttttgcacctgtttcctccagcatcttcacaaggtcctttgctgttgttctgggattgatttgcacttttcgcaccaaagtacgttcatctctaggagacagaacgcgtctccttcctgagcggtatgatggctgtgtggtcccatggtgtttatacttgcgtactattgtttgtacagatgaacatggcaccggcaggcgtttggaaattgctcccaaggatgaaccagacttgtggaggtcttagagtcttggctggtttcttttgattttcccatgatgtcaagcaaagaggcactgagtttgaagttaggctttgaaatacatccacaggtacacctccaattgattcaaatgacgtcaattagcctatcagaagcttctaaagccttgacatcattttctggaattttacaagctgtttaaaggcacagtcaactttgtgtatgtaaacttctgacccactggaattgtgatacagtgaattataagtgaaataatttgtctgtaaacaattgttggaaaaattacttgtgtcatgcacaaagtagatgtcctaaccgacttgccaaaactatagtttgttgacaagaaatttgtgaagtggttgaaaaacaagttttaatgactccaacctaagtgtatgtaaactttcgacttcaactgtacatattacctcaatcacccCTCGATTCATCACTACCTCGTACACCTGCAAATAGACCCAGTACCGGtaatccttgtatatagcctcgttattgttattttattgtgttactatttccttctTTTTTTGTGCAAATGTTCTTACTTTTAACTCTGCAaatgttgggaaagggctcgtaagtaaccaCTTCACggtacaactgttgtattcggcgcatgtgacaaataagatttgatttgatattatgtGAAACCTTCAGTAAGAATTAACTTTATGCAATCAATTTTCCTACTTACTGTTTGTTTGAAAGTATCTCCCAACATCATCAATGATGATAGCTGCATACAGAGCTACAGCGCCTTCCGAAAGTATCTCCCCAACATTATTAATGATGATAGCTGCATACAGAGCTACAGCACCTTCCGAAAGTATCTCCCCAACATCAACGATGATAGCTGCATACAGAGCTACAGCACCTTCCAAAAGTATCTCCCCAACATCAACGATGATAGCTGCATACAGAGCTACAGCACCTTCCAAAAGTATCTCCCCAacatcatcaatcaatcaaatgtatttataaagccctttttacatcagccaatgtcacaaagtgctgtacagaaacccagcctaaaaccacaaacagcaagcaatgcagatgtagaagcacggtggctaggaaaaactccctagaaaggccagaacctaggaagaaacctagagaggaaccaggctctgagaggtggccagtcaCAGTgtttgttgagggtgcaacaggtcaggacctcagaagtaaatgtcggttggcttttcatagccgatcattcagagttagagacagcaggtacggtagagagagagtccaatacgtccggtgaacaggtcagggttccatagtcgcaggctgaacagtttaaactggagcagcagcacgaccaggtggactggggacagcaaggagtcatcaggccaggtagtcctgaggcatggtcctggggctttggtcctccgagagaaagagagagagagagagagagaggagaaagagaaagagaaagagagaaaaagagagagaattagagggagcatacttaaattcacacaggacaccggataagacaggagaaatactccagatataacagactgaccctagccccccaaaataaactattgcagcataaatactggaggctgagacaagaggggtcgggagacactgtccgacgatacccccggacagggccaaacaggcaagatataaccccacccatcgTCAATGATGATAGCTGCATACAGAGCTACAGCACCTTCCGAAAGTATCTTGTCAACTTCATCAATGATGATAGCTACATACTGAGATACAGCACCTTCCAAAAGTACCTCCCCAACATCATCAGTGATGATAGCTGCATAcaaagctacagtgccttcagaaagtattcacaccccttgactttttccaccttctgttgtgttacagcctgaatttaaaatgaattaaattcagatttgtttgtcactggcctaaacacaataccccataatgacaaagtacattttttacaaatgaattaaaattgAAAAGCTTAAATaggttgagtcaataagtattcaacccctttgtcaacccctttgttttgccaagcctaaataagttcaggagtaaaaatgtgcttaacaaatcacataataagttgcatggactcactctttgtGCAATACTAGGGTTTAACATCatttttgaatgattacctcatttctgtaccccacacatacaattatctgtaaggtccctcagtcgagcagtgaattttaaatACAGATGCATCCACAAAGACcagtgaggttttccaatgcctcacataGAAGGGCACCTAGATGGtacaaataaaaaagcagacattgaatatccctttgagcatggtgaagttattaattacactttggatggtgtatcaccaCACACATAGTCACTACAAacatacaggtgtccttcctatctccgtttgccggagaggaaggacactgctcagggatttaacaatgaggccaatggtgactttaaaacagttacagagttaaatGGGTGGGATTgaaaaaaactgaggatggatcaacaacattgtagttactccactatactaacctaattgacagtgtgacaagaaggaagcctgtacagaataaaaatattccaaaacatgcatcctgtttgcaacaaggcactaaggcGCTAAAGTAATACAGAATTTTTGGGGGCAAAGCAATTCATTTCTTGTCCTGAATATaacgtgttatgtttggggcaa
This genomic window contains:
- the LOC106611995 gene encoding ras-related protein Rab-33A is translated as MANESFENEGGTGSRNSRNTNFTSSVDLSTSLDSSVQTRIFKIIVIGDSNVGKTCLTFRFTGGSFPEKTEATIGVDFREKAVEIEGEKIKVQVWDTAGQERFRKSMVEHYYRNVHAVVFVYDVTKMASFQNLKTWIQECNGHRVSPTVPRVLVGNKCDLVSHIQVPSNTALKFADAHNMLLFETSAKDPKESQNVDSIFMCLACRLKAQKSLLYRDVEREDGRVRLSQETDVNKSNCPC